The Haloferax volcanii DS2 DNA segment CTCGCGCTCGCGGGCTTCGTGTTCATGCTGTCGGTGTACGTGGGGCTTCTCGCGTCGGTGCCGGCGGAGCTTCAGACGCCGGCCGAGCCGTTCACCGTGGGCCCCGTGACCGTCTCGGCGCTCGTTCCGGTCGTCCGACTCCTCTACGACCTGCCCGCGCTCTACGGCCTCGTCCCGCCGGTCGCGTGCGCGGCGGGCATCTACGGGATTCACCGACTGCTTCGCTAACCGCGACCCGCGCGTTTTCTCAGCCGACCCCCGCCGCCAACTCGTCGCGGTAGCGGTAGACGACCGCCGAGGCGACGACGCCGATTCCGACGAGGAGCGCCACCGCCTCGTAGTTCGCCGCGCCCGCGTTCTGCCCGGCGGCCGCGGCGAGCGCGAACGTCGGCAGGCGACCGACGGCGACGAGGACGACGAGCGTCCGCAGTCGAAGCGGCGAGAGCCCGGCGAGCGCGCAGAGCGCGTCGTCCGGGAACGCGGGCAGGAGAAACAGGACGAACAGCCCGGCGGTGCCCCGGCGGTCGGCGAAGCCGTCGAACCGCGCGAGGGCGTCGTCGGTGACGAGACGCTCGACCGCGGGCCGGCCGAAGCGCCGGGCGAGCAGGAAGACGATTGCGCTTCCGGCGACGACGCCGACCATGCTGTACGCCGTGCCGGCGACCGTCCCGAACAGATAGCCGCCGACGGCGGCGAGCGCTTGGCCGGGAATCGGCGCGAGAATCACCTGAAGCGTCTGGATACCGACGAACACCAGCGGGGCGAACGGGCCGGTCGATTCGACGGCCGAGCGGACCCACGCCGGGTTAGCGAGGCGCGGGGCGAACACGGCGACGCCGACCGCGACGGCCGCGAAAGCGACCGCGACGGCCCCGATTCTGACGAGCGCCGCGTTCCGCGCCGCGGGCGAGTCGAACAGGCGACCGGTCACAGGAACGAGGCGGTCTTGAGCCGGGCGTTCAGCGCGTACTTCCGCAGGTACTGGCGGGCGGTCGTCCGCGTCCCGCGAGCGACGGTTCGCCCGGCGCGAATCCCCTCCAAGATGGCGTCCGTCGTGACGCCGCCGTCCGCCTCGACCGAGACGGCCGTGTACGCCTGTCCGACCAGCGCGGGCCGGTGGGCATCGCTCCCGCCCGTGCCCGGGAGTCCCTGCCGGCGGGCGTAGCGCCGCGCCTGTCCGTTTCTGAATCCGGTGAGCGTGTGGGCGTTGTACGCCTCGATGGCGTCAACGTCCCGAATCGCCCGCCGGGACGCGCCGTGTCGGAACGTCTGAAACGGGTGCGGCACGACCGCGAGTCCGCCCGCCTCGCGGACCTCTCGTGCCGTCTCCGAGAGCGGTTGCCTCGTCGCCGGCGGGTCGTCGACCCCGAGCGCGAGGAGGTGGCCGTCGGCCGTCGAGACCTCGACGCCGGGGACGACCCGGACGCCGTACTCGTGGGCGATGTCGAACGCCCGCGGGAGCGCCCCGACCGAGTCGTGGTCGGTGATGGCGACCGCGTCGAGGCCGACCGCCGCCGCGCGGGCCAACACCGCCTCGACCGACATCTCGCAGTCGTAGGAGGCGTCGGTGTGGACGTGGAGGTCCACCGCGAGCGTTCGCGCTCCCCGCGAGCCCTGCGCCCGACCGCTCATACCACGCCGAATTCGAGCGCGAGGCAGCCGACGACCGTTAGGACGCCGGCGACGCCGACGAGGACGTGCCCCGCGTCGGTCTTGTACGCCTTGTAGTCGGAGGTCATGAGCGGGCAGACCGCCACGATGATCGCGCCCGCGACCCAGCCGTTCCACGGCGGGACGAACTGGAGGAGGAAGTAGTTCGCCAGCACGACGAGGTGCGTGTGGACGACCGTCGTCCCGTGGTAGTACGAGGTGCCGCCCTCGTCGCCGAACCCCTCGCTGTTGTGGCGGATGAGTCGCAGGCCGCCGAAGGTGAGGACGACGAAGCCGACGACGGCGCTCACGGCCGGGCTGGGCGCGAGCGCGACGTGGTACAGGAGCGCCGCCGACACGAGGTACGCGAAGATGTCGATAAACGAGTCTATCTGTCGGCCGAACGCCGAGGCGGTCCCGGTTTTGCGGGCGTAGTAGCCGTCGGCCTTGTCGAAGGCGAAGCCGGCGAGGACGGCCACGATGGCCCAGTTCGGCTCGCCCGACACGAACAGTATCGCGCCGACCCACGCCCAGAAGAGCGCGCCCAGACTCAACCAGTCCGCGGTCCCGAGCCGCGAAATCATGTTCTCCCCCGTCGATGAGCGCACGACCTCGCTCGCCCGCGCGTCGACCGCGTCCAGCCTCCCGCGAACTGCTGACCTGAGTTCGTCCGTCATGCCTGTCTGTCAGACACACTCGGGCGACCGAGTATAAATTTAACCGATATAGTATATATAAATAAAATATCTATATACTAATATTCCCGAACGGAGCGCTCGGGACGGCACTGACTGTTCTGTACCGCTATGAACGCGGTTTGACGCGCCGGCGTCGCCACGGCCCGACCCGGTAGTACGCCCGGGTGCAGGCGACTCGGAAACTGACGCTCTCGAAGGTCCACTGCGAGGGTCGGTTGTCGCGGGCGACGAGCGCGTGGACCGTCTCGGCTCCCCGTTCGCCGGCGACGGCGACGGCCCGCGAGACGAGCGCGGTGGCGACGCCGCGGTTCCGCGCCTCGGGCGCGACGAACACCCGGCGGACGTAGCCGCCGGGGAACGTCACGTCGGCCTCCAGCGGGTGGACGTGGTACGTCAGGCCGGGGTCACCGAGGAAGAGGTAGCCGACGAGGTCGGAGTCCGCGACTTCACCGTTCTCACCGCCCTCGCCGTCTCTCCCTCCGCTCTCGGCGTCGAATGCGCACACCGCCGTCTCGTCGTCTCGGAGTTCGGAAAACGCGTCGTAACGCCCCTCGAATCGACGCGTCTCCGCGGGGTCGAGCGCGCGAATCTCGACTCCCGACGGGGGGTCGCGGTCGGTGTCCGCCGCGGCGGCGTCCGCGACGTACTCGTCCATCTGCGTCGCCGTGAGGCCGCGGGCCTTGAGCGCGTCGTAGACGCGGCGGGCCGTCTCGG contains these protein-coding regions:
- a CDS encoding CDP-alcohol phosphatidyltransferase family protein encodes the protein MTDELRSAVRGRLDAVDARASEVVRSSTGENMISRLGTADWLSLGALFWAWVGAILFVSGEPNWAIVAVLAGFAFDKADGYYARKTGTASAFGRQIDSFIDIFAYLVSAALLYHVALAPSPAVSAVVGFVVLTFGGLRLIRHNSEGFGDEGGTSYYHGTTVVHTHLVVLANYFLLQFVPPWNGWVAGAIIVAVCPLMTSDYKAYKTDAGHVLVGVAGVLTVVGCLALEFGVV
- a CDS encoding GNAT family N-acetyltransferase gives rise to the protein MPALWRLTRTETARRVYDALKARGLTATQMDEYVADAAAADTDRDPPSGVEIRALDPAETRRFEGRYDAFSELRDDETAVCAFDAESGGRDGEGGENGEVADSDLVGYLFLGDPGLTYHVHPLEADVTFPGGYVRRVFVAPEARNRGVATALVSRAVAVAGERGAETVHALVARDNRPSQWTFESVSFRVACTRAYYRVGPWRRRRVKPRS
- a CDS encoding TVP38/TMEM64 family protein; its protein translation is MTGRLFDSPAARNAALVRIGAVAVAFAAVAVGVAVFAPRLANPAWVRSAVESTGPFAPLVFVGIQTLQVILAPIPGQALAAVGGYLFGTVAGTAYSMVGVVAGSAIVFLLARRFGRPAVERLVTDDALARFDGFADRRGTAGLFVLFLLPAFPDDALCALAGLSPLRLRTLVVLVAVGRLPTFALAAAAGQNAGAANYEAVALLVGIGVVASAVVYRYRDELAAGVG
- a CDS encoding CehA/McbA family metallohydrolase codes for the protein MSGRAQGSRGARTLAVDLHVHTDASYDCEMSVEAVLARAAAVGLDAVAITDHDSVGALPRAFDIAHEYGVRVVPGVEVSTADGHLLALGVDDPPATRQPLSETAREVREAGGLAVVPHPFQTFRHGASRRAIRDVDAIEAYNAHTLTGFRNGQARRYARRQGLPGTGGSDAHRPALVGQAYTAVSVEADGGVTTDAILEGIRAGRTVARGTRTTARQYLRKYALNARLKTASFL